TTCCGATCGTGGAAATTGTTGTAAATGAACTTCCTACAGTTAATCCGACAATCGAACAAACGACAAAAACTGTGGGTAAGAAAAAACGTACCGAGATAATTTTAAACCCATAAACCATGATCGTCGGAATTGTTCCTGCTAAAATCCAAGCGGCCACTAACACGCCAATTAATAAGAAAATAATGATGGGAATAATACCTGGGGTAATGCCACTGATAATCCCTCCATGAATATCATCCCACGAAAATTTTTTCATGCGACCATATAATAATAGCAGCATGAAAACAAATAAAATCGGAACATGAGGACTTAGCTGAAAGCCGATAATTAATATTCCCAAAATTGCTAACATGGCTGCCAAAACCGCAGCACTTTCTTTGGTTGAAATTTTTTTCATGTAAATACCTTCTTTATTTTTTCAAAGTAAAAACGCCCTGCCGCAAGGACTTACGACAGAACGCTTAGTAAATTGTTAATGACTATGGTGCAAGTGGTCTGCAGAAGAGTCAGTAACAGCAACTTTCCAGTCATTTTTCTTAAAGTGATTAATGACCAAAGGAATAACAAACATCACAACTGCAATAGCTGCAACTAACAACGCATTCGCTAAAGTAGATGTCCGTAATGTCGCATACGTAACGACAACGATTGAAAATAGCAACATGATGCTAACAACCCATACAAAAGCATTCCCTTTTTTACCAATTCGGTAAGGACGAGCCATTTCAGGATGATGTTTCCGTAATTCTAAAACGGAAATTGCAATTAGAACATATACGATACAATAAACGATTGTCGTAGCGTTCGTTAAAGTTAAGAAAACAGTGCTGACATCATCCATAACCCCATACAATAACGCAAATAGTGAAATAACGATCGATTGCGTCAAGACAACATTTTTAGAAACGCCATATTTATTTTCTTTTTGGAAGCCAAACTTAGGTGGTAAGAAACCTTCTCTTGCAACTTGAATAATAGTTTTTGAAGGACCAGTTACCCAAGCAGAAAGTTGTAACAAGACACCAATGAACACCATGAAACTGAAAATATTACCAATAATTTTTGGCAGACCCAAAATTTCGCAATAAATGATGATTGGTTGGGTAATATTGGCCAATTCCATTTTGCCCGCTGGGACTACATTGGCAACAAGCATTGCATTAATAACGTTTAGTAAAACTAAACCAATTAAAGCGATGAAAACTCCCTTGGTATAATTTTTCGTAGAATCTTTCAAACGAGGCATATAAACTGAACTCATTTCGATCCCAACGAAAATAAAGCTAATACCTGCTAAATATTTTAATGTTTCAATATGTTGCAAGTCTGGTAAAACCTTTGACCAAGAAAAAGCACCCAAGTATCCATTTGATACTAAGCCAACCTTGAAAAAGGCAAATAAGCCAAGTACAAACATTACAACAACGGGGATATATACGCCTAACCAAACGCCGATGTTACCACCGACTTTGGCCATATCAAATTTTAAATTCAAAATGGTAATAATCCAGTAAATAATTAAAATACAAGCTAAAACAAACCAGTGATTATTGCCTAATGCGACATTACCAAATGTATTTCCTAAAAGTGGGCCTAAAGTTGAGGCTACCATTACCATTCCTGGGAACATTTGCACCCATAGTAACCACGCAACTACAAAACCCCATTTGCTACCTAAGGCAGTTTTTACCCATAATTGTGGGCCGCCTTCTTCTGGCAACATGGTAGAAAGTTCACCGGAAATCATTGAGATTGGGCCGGCAAAAAAGACAACTGCAAAAATTGAATAGAAAATTAATGTCCATCCAACTGCTGCTAAAGTTGGGATACTCCGAACGGTGGCACACAAAGCCATTGTTAGACCAATAAAAGTCCCCAAACTAATTTTATTAATATCTGACTTACTCACTTTTGACACGCTCCTTAAAATTGGACCGCAGTCGATCAGTTACCTGACGGCAACTGACCCTGCCGTCTACTGACTGATTAGTGTGCTGAATGTACTAATTTTTCTGCATAGATTTTTTCCAATTTTTCTTGAAGCGCAACTTTGATTTTTTCAGCATATTGTTCAAAGTTTTCTTCTTTATTCATATATGGTGTCATTACGCTGGCACGCAATACGGTAATTTTTTCCACCCGACGCCATTCTGCATCTGAAAAACCAAGTTGGTTAACAAATTGTAATGGGCTGTCACCATAATCAGGCACAGCAAAGTCAGTATGTGAAGTTAAGAATTCATTACCATAAATGCTTCCTTTGACATATGAAGAGTAGTCATAAACATCGTGATTTAATTTATTCATTGCTTCTAAATCATCATTACCTTTTTCTTTGAAGACATAGTCTACCATGTTGAAATCAGGATAAGTTAATGGGTGTACTTCAATTTCTTTATCGCCAACTTTAAAGGACAAGTTATTTAAGAAGTTAAAGAAACGGTGTGAACCTTCAATAGATGCCCCCATTAATTTACCATATCCGGCAACATTCAATGGTAAAACATGATGTGCAGCCCAAACACTGGCAGCTGTTGCACCGGCTTTGGAACCTTCTAAGATATAAGCGCCTAGTAAGGCAGGAATATCAGCGCCTTTTTCAAAAACGTAAGTTGCAAAATAAGAAATTACGTCCCGCATCCGAATATCTTGGATAACAATCCCACCAGCAGAATAAGGAACATAACCCATTTTATGCGGGTCAATTGTAACAGATTCAGCTTCTTTTATGGCACGATAAGCATTGTACACTTCTTCTAAAATATAATTTTTATTTTCAGTGAAGACCCCATTTTCAAAATGAACATCTTTTAATTCTTCAAATGGGATAAAGTTATTATCTTCGTCTAAGAAAATGGCACGACCATAACCGCCATAAGCAGCGTCTACGTGCAAGTAGAAATAAATACCGTCTTTTGCTAAAACGTCGCGTAGGGCAGCAATTTTATCGATTGGGTCGATTGCGCCTTCTTCTGTTGAACCAACAACACCCACAACACCTAAGATTGGTGTTTTATCAGCGGCTAAATTGCGCACGATTTTTTCAAGTTCATTAACATCCATCCGGTAATTGTGATCCACTGGTACTGGAATAACTTGATCCAAGCCAATCCCAATAATGTCAGCAGCTTTCAACCATGAGTAGTGTTTTGTTTGTGGAACTAACCATTTTCCTAATTTTTCTAGGTTTTTACCACTACGGGCAGAAGCAGCTTTAATATCATCAATTTTTTCGGGCACTGTTGCAAGTAAGTCCATAATTTCTTTCGTAGACAAATTCAAAAGTTCCCATTCTGACTTTCCACTAACCAATTCTGGTGTAACTTCTTTCATGGCAAGCGGTAATGATTTAATGTTGCGGGCATACCATAAGCCTTCCAAATTTGCTAAAGAACCGTCAGCAACAATATGTCCCCAACCATCGCTATAGCTCATTAATTGCGCGAATTCACGTCCTACTTCTTCTTCCATTTGACTTGTAGCAGGAGATGATTCATAGGCTACGTTATTGCCGTTCCAAAGCATAGCAAAGTTATAAGCTAACAATGATGGCATTAACGTTTCTGAGTTCATATGTCCCCAGTAACGTCCGGCAGTATGCCATGGGACAGAATGACTGCGCATCCGTGATGAAATTTCAGATAAAACATCTTCCATTTTGTTGACAGTGTTTTTAAAACTTTCACTGCTTTTTTCTTCAGGCGTAATAATTGGCATGTCTTGTGGCATGTAATTTTGACGCCAGCCTAAATGCTCGTCTACTAATTCGTTTAACAAAGCTTTGTAAATTTGGCCATTTTCAGCTTTGTCCCCAATAAATAGGGCATTTAGATTCAAATCGTTTCCTTGTTCACTCATGATGAACTCCTCCTAAAAAAGTATTGATAAAAATTTTGTCGTTTGTAGGTTACACCTGTTCTTTTTAAAAGTAAAATCATATCTGGACTGTTTTTTAATCAAATTCTTAATTGTTAAATTGTTTTAAAGTTCAAGTCAATTGTGAAAATTTAATAAACCAGTCCGCGTGATACTTTTTATCTGAAAATTCTAAACAGATGTAAAAACAATCGTTATTTTAATCGGCGGAATTTTAGTCG
The DNA window shown above is from Enterococcus montenegrensis and carries:
- the tyrP gene encoding tyrosine-tyramine antiporter — protein: MALCATVRSIPTLAAVGWTLIFYSIFAVVFFAGPISMISGELSTMLPEEGGPQLWVKTALGSKWGFVVAWLLWVQMFPGMVMVASTLGPLLGNTFGNVALGNNHWFVLACILIIYWIITILNLKFDMAKVGGNIGVWLGVYIPVVVMFVLGLFAFFKVGLVSNGYLGAFSWSKVLPDLQHIETLKYLAGISFIFVGIEMSSVYMPRLKDSTKNYTKGVFIALIGLVLLNVINAMLVANVVPAGKMELANITQPIIIYCEILGLPKIIGNIFSFMVFIGVLLQLSAWVTGPSKTIIQVAREGFLPPKFGFQKENKYGVSKNVVLTQSIVISLFALLYGVMDDVSTVFLTLTNATTIVYCIVYVLIAISVLELRKHHPEMARPYRIGKKGNAFVWVVSIMLLFSIVVVTYATLRTSTLANALLVAAIAVVMFVIPLVINHFKKNDWKVAVTDSSADHLHHSH
- the tdc gene encoding tyrosine decarboxylase, whose product is MSEQGNDLNLNALFIGDKAENGQIYKALLNELVDEHLGWRQNYMPQDMPIITPEEKSSESFKNTVNKMEDVLSEISSRMRSHSVPWHTAGRYWGHMNSETLMPSLLAYNFAMLWNGNNVAYESSPATSQMEEEVGREFAQLMSYSDGWGHIVADGSLANLEGLWYARNIKSLPLAMKEVTPELVSGKSEWELLNLSTKEIMDLLATVPEKIDDIKAASARSGKNLEKLGKWLVPQTKHYSWLKAADIIGIGLDQVIPVPVDHNYRMDVNELEKIVRNLAADKTPILGVVGVVGSTEEGAIDPIDKIAALRDVLAKDGIYFYLHVDAAYGGYGRAIFLDEDNNFIPFEELKDVHFENGVFTENKNYILEEVYNAYRAIKEAESVTIDPHKMGYVPYSAGGIVIQDIRMRDVISYFATYVFEKGADIPALLGAYILEGSKAGATAASVWAAHHVLPLNVAGYGKLMGASIEGSHRFFNFLNNLSFKVGDKEIEVHPLTYPDFNMVDYVFKEKGNDDLEAMNKLNHDVYDYSSYVKGSIYGNEFLTSHTDFAVPDYGDSPLQFVNQLGFSDAEWRRVEKITVLRASVMTPYMNKEENFEQYAEKIKVALQEKLEKIYAEKLVHSAH